DNA sequence from the Chryseobacterium indicum genome:
ATCTGTTTTATAGGCTTTATAAAATACCCGAAGATTTGGAATTTCCTTTTCTTTCCTTTCAAAAATAACAGGCTGAAGAACGGGCTCGAAAGAAATGTACTCTTCATCTGTCTTAACAACTTTGCTTCCTAACTTATTTTCCAACTGAACAAAATCATTCAGCTTTTTCCCTTGAATATCAGTCTGAATTATATTTTGAGAATAACAAAACTGACTGACCAGGAGAATTCCTAACATTTTAATTTTCATCGTGTTTTATCAAAAATTTTCTGAATTACTTCACAATCTTATACGGTTTTATTCCCATAATCTTTCCGTCTGTTTCAAAAACTGCCGTAATCACCTCTTTGGGTTCAGCGGCTTTATCATCAGAATATTTATACTGAATCATTGGCAGGCTACTTCCGTCAATTAAGGGTTTATAACTGGCTTTGATAATCTGAAACGTTTTGTTCGTCTTTATATCTGTTGCAAGCTTTTGGTAAACAACATCTGTTACCATCTTTTTAGCTTTTTCAGATAAAAGTTCATCCATGGCTTTTCGGTCAGAAACCTTCAGGGCAGCGATAAATTTCAGAAATTTTCCGTTGTAGAGTTGAATTTCCTCTTTGGTAAGACTTAAAGAGGGTTTTACATCGGTGGCTACATTTGTGTTCGTGTTCTTTTTTGTTTCCGGTTTCACATTTTTTGTCTTTTGTGAAAGAAAAAAGGGCGCCGACAAAACGGAAAGAACTAAAAGTATTTTTTTCATTATGTTTAAACTGTTTCAATAAACAATAAACGGAATACACGATTCTGTATTGCTTATCACTTATAAATTACCTGCTGTAATCCGGCATAACTCCTAAGATTTTACCGTCATTTTCAAAAACTACGGTAACCAGATCTCTTGGAGGAGAAAGCGTATCGTCTTTATATTTATACTGAATTGTTGGATAAGTTTCGTTATCCAGCAGTTTCTGGTAGCCGGATTTATACACTTCAAATGTACGTTCAAAGCTGATTCCGCCCGATAATTTCTGAATGACATTGTCTGAAACAATACTTTTCACTTTATCCGAAATCAGATCATTGACAGCCTGTTTATCCGATTTTTTCAATGCATCAACAAATTTCAGAAAATATGGATGGTAAAAGTTGATTTTATCTTTACTCAATTCCGAAGTAAGTTCTATTTTCTTGCTTTCAACAACTTTAATTTTGCTTTCCTGCGAAAAACCCGCCTGAAAAGCCAAAGCCGCAACAATCAGAAGTATTTTTTTCATAATAAAATGATTTGCTGACAGCAAGATACAAAGAATTATATTACGGATAAAAATTTCATCGTATCTACATTATCCGCATACGTATTCAACCCCGGATTTTGGGCTTCTCCCAATTTAATGGAATCCAAACCAAGCTCATCTTTCGCCACCACACACTGAATATTTTCTTCGTTTTCCGCCATAAAACTTTTCACTTCATCCAGAGAAGAATATCTGCTGAAATTGATGACAGAAAGCGGACTGAATAATTTTTCATCTTCTTTCAGCATCACAAAATTATTATCCCAGAATTTATCCTGATTTAAAAGATAAACCGCCCTGTTGTAATCATAATTATTGGCATATTTATTATGATTGATGATCTCCTGAAAATTCAGAAAACTTTCAAACAATCTGTCGAGAACAAAATCCTGAGGAATAAAAAGCCGGGTCACATTTCTGCATCCCAAACCGAAATAACGGAAAATATCTTCCGCCAGAAGTTTAAGCTCCTCTTCCGTTTCATCCCCTTTTAAAACCGCAATGGAAGTTCTGTTTTTTCTGATGATATTCAGGTGGTTTTTAAAATAATATTCCAGATATCTCGCTGTATTGTTGCTTCCTGTAGCAATTACCGCATCAAAATTCTCCAGTTTTTCTACAAATTCAAACGATACATTTCCTTCCGAAAATTCATTCCATTTCTTTAATAAAAACGGAATCATGTATTTATCTTTTGAAGAAAGCTTGATCACCGGAATATGATTGCTCAGCACCACAGAAATTACATCGTGAAAACCCACCAAAGGAATATTTCCTGCAAGAATAAGCCCTACTCTTTTTGTAGTTTTTGAAATCTGATATTCTTTCAGCCAGTCGGCAATATTTTCTTCCGTGAGAAGATCCGTCCACTGTTTTAAAGCAAACTTCTGGTTTTCAATGGTAAACCACGGATTTTCAATTTCAGATCGTTTCAGTAACAATTCAAAGTCTGAATCGTTGTCATTATAATCCTCCTGATTTTTGTTTAAAAAGTCTTTTATATATTGGCTTAGTCTTGTAAGTCCTAAAACTTGATTTTCGGTATTCATAATTGCTTTAAAATTGGGGAATATTTTGTAATTTTGTGCAAATTTAAAAAAAATTAGCGATGGCTATTAAAATAACTGATGAATGCATTAACTGCGGAGCCTGTGAACCGGAATGTCCAAACAATGCAATTTATGAAGGAGCAGTAGACTGGAAAGCTTCAGAAGGTACAGAACTAAAAGGTACCGTAACATTACCATCAGGTCTTACAGTGGATGCAGATGCGCCGCAGGAACCTGTAAGTGATGATGTTTATTTCATTGTAACAGATAAATGTACGGAATGTAAAGGATTCCATGAGGAGCCACAGTGTGCAGCCGTTTGTCCGGTAGACTGCTGTGTTCCGGATGAAGATCATGTAGAATCTGAAGAAGCACTGCTTAATAAGAAAGCATTCTTACACGGAGAATAAAAAACTGCCGTCTCATCAATCATGAGGCGGTTTTTTATATACAAAAACTCAGAATAATTCAATAAGAAACTATAAATGAATCTGTAAGAAGAAATTTTTACAGGAAATCCCAAAAAATAATAATATGAGCAAAAAGCACAACTTTAGCGCAGGACCATGTATTTTACCACAGGAAGTTTTCGAAAAATCTGCACAGGCGGTTTTAGATTTCAACGGAATCGGACTTTCCCTGCTTGAAATTTCGCACAGAAGCAAAGATTTTGTAGCGGTAATGGATGAAGCACGCGCTATCGTAAAAAGACTGATGAATTTAGGAGATGATTACGAAGTTTTATATTTAGGAGGCGGTGCAAGTCTGCAGTTTGCGATGGTTCCTTACAACCTGATGAAAGTAGGCGGAAAAGCAGCTTATCTGGATACCGGAACGTGGGCTGCAGGAGCTATTAAAGAAGCTAAAAAAGTAGGAACAGTAGACGTTGTAGGATCATCAAAAGAAGAAAATTACTCTTTTATTCCGAAAGATTACACCGTAGGCTCAGAATATGATTATTTCCACTGCACTTCCAATAATACGATCTATGGAACTCAGATGAAGTCTTTCCCTGAAGTTGATACTTTGATGGTTTGCGACATGAGTTCTGATATTTTCTCAAGACAATTAGATTTTTCAAAATTTGATTTAATCTATGCCGGAGCTCAGAAAAATATGGGACCTGCAGGAGTAACTTTGGTGGTCATTAAAAAAGAAATTTTAGGAAAAACAGGAAGAGAAAATATGTTCTCTATTCTGGATTATGCTCAGCATATTTCTAAAGAATCCATGTACAACACACCGCCGGTTTTCCCTGTTTACGCTTCTTTATTAACGTTACAGCATCTGGAAAACAATGGTGGAATTGCCGCTGCAGAAGCCAGAAACGAAGCAA
Encoded proteins:
- a CDS encoding acyl-CoA reductase, coding for MNTENQVLGLTRLSQYIKDFLNKNQEDYNDNDSDFELLLKRSEIENPWFTIENQKFALKQWTDLLTEENIADWLKEYQISKTTKRVGLILAGNIPLVGFHDVISVVLSNHIPVIKLSSKDKYMIPFLLKKWNEFSEGNVSFEFVEKLENFDAVIATGSNNTARYLEYYFKNHLNIIRKNRTSIAVLKGDETEEELKLLAEDIFRYFGLGCRNVTRLFIPQDFVLDRLFESFLNFQEIINHNKYANNYDYNRAVYLLNQDKFWDNNFVMLKEDEKLFSPLSVINFSRYSSLDEVKSFMAENEENIQCVVAKDELGLDSIKLGEAQNPGLNTYADNVDTMKFLSVI
- a CDS encoding 4Fe-4S binding protein, with product MAIKITDECINCGACEPECPNNAIYEGAVDWKASEGTELKGTVTLPSGLTVDADAPQEPVSDDVYFIVTDKCTECKGFHEEPQCAAVCPVDCCVPDEDHVESEEALLNKKAFLHGE
- a CDS encoding peptidylprolyl isomerase — its product is MKKILLIVAALAFQAGFSQESKIKVVESKKIELTSELSKDKINFYHPYFLKFVDALKKSDKQAVNDLISDKVKSIVSDNVIQKLSGGISFERTFEVYKSGYQKLLDNETYPTIQYKYKDDTLSPPRDLVTVVFENDGKILGVMPDYSR
- a CDS encoding peptidylprolyl isomerase gives rise to the protein MKKILLVLSVLSAPFFLSQKTKNVKPETKKNTNTNVATDVKPSLSLTKEEIQLYNGKFLKFIAALKVSDRKAMDELLSEKAKKMVTDVVYQKLATDIKTNKTFQIIKASYKPLIDGSSLPMIQYKYSDDKAAEPKEVITAVFETDGKIMGIKPYKIVK
- the serC gene encoding 3-phosphoserine/phosphohydroxythreonine transaminase, which gives rise to MSKKHNFSAGPCILPQEVFEKSAQAVLDFNGIGLSLLEISHRSKDFVAVMDEARAIVKRLMNLGDDYEVLYLGGGASLQFAMVPYNLMKVGGKAAYLDTGTWAAGAIKEAKKVGTVDVVGSSKEENYSFIPKDYTVGSEYDYFHCTSNNTIYGTQMKSFPEVDTLMVCDMSSDIFSRQLDFSKFDLIYAGAQKNMGPAGVTLVVIKKEILGKTGRENMFSILDYAQHISKESMYNTPPVFPVYASLLTLQHLENNGGIAAAEARNEAKAKLLYDEIDSNPLFETFCVKEDRSLMNVSFKITDESKKEEFDAAWKAAGISGLNGHRSLGGYRASLYNALPIESVHVLVDVMKSIK